One window of the Manihot esculenta cultivar AM560-2 chromosome 14, M.esculenta_v8, whole genome shotgun sequence genome contains the following:
- the LOC110631374 gene encoding transcription factor bHLH52 has protein sequence MSVFSDSFINPLFEFDDQLFYSDSYTNLLPYFSSSPSDNIMSLSPDIFPLQDFDSYQYPKRQKSYADISRSSSAPSFFDGFVANSDLLLPEFPAPALPKFQVPEAAFNEGRSDCSAVAKKPNGESLSAQSIAARERRRKITEKTQELGKLIPGGSKMNTAEMLQAASQYVKFLQAQVKLLQLMESRRQENEESHLQTSELQILLASPTIQEKLYSQEKCLVPREFLQTIANDE, from the exons ATGAGTGTATTTTCAGATTCTTTCATCAACCCATTGTTTGAATTTGATGATCAGCTCTTTTACTCTGATAGCTACACCAATCTCCTTCCAtatttctcttcttctccttcggATAATATCATGTCTTTGTCACCTGATATCTTTCCTCTCCAAGACTTCGACTCCTACCAGTACCCGAAacgacagaagagctatgcagatatcaGCCGCTCAAGTTCTGCTCCGAGTTTCTTTGATGGGTTTGTTGCGAACTCTGATCTGTTACTCCCAGAATTCCCAGCTCCAGCACTGCCTAAGTTTCAGGTTCCAGAAGCCGCTTTTAATGAAGGGAGAAGCGACTGCAGTGCTGTTGCGAAGAAACCAAACGGAGAGAGCTTGTCTGCGCAGAGCATTGCGGCGAGAGAGAGGAGAAGGAAGATAACTGAGAAGACTCAAGAGCTTGGAAAGCTGATACCTGGTGGGAGTAAGATGAACACAGCTGAAATGCTCCAAGCTGCTTCCCAGTACGTCAAGTTCTTACAGGCTCAAGTTAAGCTTCTTCAGCTTATGGAGTCAAGGCGTCag GAAAACGAGGAATCGCATTTGCAGACAAGTGAACTTCAGATTCTTCTTGCATCTCCAACGATTCAAGAGAAGTTATACTCACAGGAGAAGTGCTTGGTTCCAAGAGAGTTTCTTCAAACCATAGCAAATGATGAATAG
- the LOC110600139 gene encoding alpha N-terminal protein methyltransferase 1 isoform X1: MDTDLYAAAHIVRPLFPSKVGVFPPSYHLVSTGVCIHYPVKASQMEVAGSDSDGREFRNADEMWREQTGDDNKKTQWYRDGVAYWEGVEASVDGVLGGYGQVNDADVKGSEAFLQTLLSELFVDSGIGRHLVALDCGSGIGRITKNLLIRYFNEVDLLEPVSHFLDAARESLVNENHMASDTHKATNFVCTPLQEFTPDAGRYDVIWVQWCIGHLTDDDFVSFFKRAKVGLKPGGFFVLKENTARSGFVLDKEDRSITRSDAYFKELFSRCGLHLYKSKDQRGLPKELFTVKMYALTPDMPKKIGRTRSRTQANRPGIIK, translated from the exons ATGGATACGGACCTATATGCAGCTGCCCATATCGTACGGCCTCTCTTTCCCTCCAAAGTTGGTGTCTTTCCCCCTAGTTACCACCTCGTTTCTACAGGAGTCTGCATCCACTATCCAGTAAAGGCGTCTCAGATGGAGGTCGCTGGCTCCGATTCCGATGGCCGCGAGTTCAGGAACGCAGATGAGATGTGGAGGGAACAGACCGGTGACGACAACAAGAAGACCCAATGGTACCGCGACGGCGTTGCCTACTGGGAA GGTGTGGAGGCGTCGGTGGATGGAGTATTGGGTGGTTATGGGCAAGTGAACGATGCTGATGTGAAGGGCAGTGAAGCTTTTCTTCAGACCCTTTTATCTGAACTTTTCGTCGACAGTGGAATTGGCCGGCATCTTGTTGCTCTTG ATTGTGGTTCTGGCATTGGGAGGATAACCAAGAATCTTCTCATACGATATTTTAATGAG GTTGATCTTCTTGAACCAGTATCACATTTCCTAGATGCTGCCCGTGAAAGTTTGGTCAATGAAAATCATATGGCATCAGATACACACAAGGCCACTAATTTCGTTTGCACTCCACTTCAG GAATTCACACCTGATGCTGGAAGATATGATGTTATCTGGGTTCAGTGGTGTATTGGACATCTTACAGATGATGATTTTGTTTCATTTTTCAAGAGAGCAAAG GTTGGCCTCAAACCTGGTGGTTTCTTTGTCTTGAAAGAGAACACTGCACGAAGTG GATTTGTATTGGACAAAGAAGATCGAAGCATCACTAGGTCTGATGCGTACTTCAAGGAGCTCTTCAGTCGATGCGGGTTGCATCTTTATAAATCAAAG GATCAGAGGGGACTTCCCAAGGAACTATTTACTGTGAAGATGTATGCTTTAACACCGGATATGCCAAAGAAAATCGGTAGGACTAGATCCAGAACACAAGCCAATAGGCCTGGCATCATCAAATGA
- the LOC110600139 gene encoding alpha N-terminal protein methyltransferase 1 isoform X2 — MGHWTSMDTDLYAAAHIVRPLFPSKVGVFPPSYHLVSTGVCIHYPVKASQMEVAGSDSDGREFRNADEMWREQTGDDNKKTQWYRDGVAYWEGVEASVDGVLGGYGQVNDADVKGSEAFLQTLLSELFVDSGIGRHLVALDCGSGIGRITKNLLIRYFNEVDLLEPVSHFLDAARESLVNENHMASDTHKATNFVCTPLQEFTPDAGRYDVIWVQWCIGHLTDDDFVSFFKRAKVGLKPGGFFVLKENTARSGFVLDKEDRSITRSDAYFKELFSRCGLHLYKSKVNSSHMIRGDFPRNYLL, encoded by the exons ATGGGGCATTGGACCTCAATGGATACGGACCTATATGCAGCTGCCCATATCGTACGGCCTCTCTTTCCCTCCAAAGTTGGTGTCTTTCCCCCTAGTTACCACCTCGTTTCTACAGGAGTCTGCATCCACTATCCAGTAAAGGCGTCTCAGATGGAGGTCGCTGGCTCCGATTCCGATGGCCGCGAGTTCAGGAACGCAGATGAGATGTGGAGGGAACAGACCGGTGACGACAACAAGAAGACCCAATGGTACCGCGACGGCGTTGCCTACTGGGAA GGTGTGGAGGCGTCGGTGGATGGAGTATTGGGTGGTTATGGGCAAGTGAACGATGCTGATGTGAAGGGCAGTGAAGCTTTTCTTCAGACCCTTTTATCTGAACTTTTCGTCGACAGTGGAATTGGCCGGCATCTTGTTGCTCTTG ATTGTGGTTCTGGCATTGGGAGGATAACCAAGAATCTTCTCATACGATATTTTAATGAG GTTGATCTTCTTGAACCAGTATCACATTTCCTAGATGCTGCCCGTGAAAGTTTGGTCAATGAAAATCATATGGCATCAGATACACACAAGGCCACTAATTTCGTTTGCACTCCACTTCAG GAATTCACACCTGATGCTGGAAGATATGATGTTATCTGGGTTCAGTGGTGTATTGGACATCTTACAGATGATGATTTTGTTTCATTTTTCAAGAGAGCAAAG GTTGGCCTCAAACCTGGTGGTTTCTTTGTCTTGAAAGAGAACACTGCACGAAGTG GATTTGTATTGGACAAAGAAGATCGAAGCATCACTAGGTCTGATGCGTACTTCAAGGAGCTCTTCAGTCGATGCGGGTTGCATCTTTATAAATCAAAGGTCAACTCCTCTCACAT GATCAGAGGGGACTTCCCAAGGAACTATTTACTGTGA
- the LOC110630729 gene encoding non-specific lipid-transfer protein D, cotyledon-specific isoform: MKSIFFSVLFLLSFLFCLANFSEASVPCSTVDAKAAACVGFATGKDPKPSPACCSGLQQLVQTVKTVDDKKAICRCLKTSSKSLGIKDEFLSKIPGDCNINVGFPVSTSTNCET; the protein is encoded by the coding sequence ATGAAGAGCATCTTCTTCTCTGTCCTCTTCCTCCTCTCCTTCCTTTTCTGCCTCGCCAACTTTAGCGAGGCTTCAGTTCCATGCAGCACCGTGGATGCCAAGGCTGCTGCTTGCGTTGGGTTCGCCACAGGGAAGGACCCAAAGCCCTCTCCAGCGTGCTGCAGTGGGCTGCAACAGCTTGTTCAAACTGTGAAAACAGTTGATGACAAGAAAGCTATTTGCAGGTGCTTGAAGACTAGCTCCAAGTCTTTGGGAATTAAAGATGAGTTCTTGAGCAAGATTCCTGGAGATTGTAACATCAATGTTGGGTTCCCAGTCTCCACCAGCACCAACTGTGAAACGTGA
- the LOC110630936 gene encoding C-factor isoform X1, whose translation MKLLLLNYRAFLSTPVALTSVRRAFSAAAAPFSASKWEGGVAMVQGASRGIGLEFVKQLLEKNEKGHVIATCRNPNGAMGLLDLKNKFPERLDILQLDLTIESSIEATTMSIREKYGSLNLLINASGILSIPNVLQPETTLNKVEKSSLMLAYEVNAVGPILIIRHMWPLLKAGGGSGTQRDVAVVANLSARVGSIGDNRLGGWHSYRSSKAALNQLTKTVSVEFARKKDPIICILLHPGTVDTDLSRPFQRNVPEGKLFTKEFSVQKLLNIINNAKSHDNGKFFAWDGQEIPW comes from the exons ATGAAGCTTTTGCTTCTGAATTACCGTGCATTCTTGTCCACTCCAGTGGCTCTGACTTCAGTAAGAAGGGCCTTTTCTGCTGCTGCTGCTCCTTTTTCTGCTTCCAAATGGGAAGGTGGGGTAGCGATGGTGCAAGGAGCTTCTAGAGGAATTGGCCTTGAATTT GTTAAACAACTTTTGGAAAAGAATGAGAAAGGGCATGTTATTGCCACTTGTCGCAATCCTAATGGAGCAATGGGACTTCTTGATTTGAAAAACAAGTTCCCTGAACGCCTTGACATTTTACAGTTGGACTTGACCATTGAAAGTTCCATAGAG GCAACTACAATGTCCATAAGGGAAAAATATGGCTCTTTGAACCTTCTCATTAATGCCTCAGGCATCCTTTCAATACCAAATGTGTTGCAACCAG AAACCACCTTGAACAAAGTAGAGAAATCATCATTAATGCTTGCCTATGAGGTCAATGCTGTGGGTCCAATTCTAATAATCAGG CACATGTGGCCTCTTTTGAAAGCTGGAGGAGGCTCAGGGACTCAGAGGGATGTTGCAGTAGTGGCCAATTTAAGTGCAAGGGTGGGATCCATTGGAGATAATCGCCTAGGAGGTTGGCACTCTTATCGCTCTTCAAAGGCTGCCTTAAATCAGT TGACAAAGACGGTGTCTGTGGAATTTGCACGAAAGAAAGATCCAATAATATGCATTCTTCTGCACCCAGGCACAGTGGACACTGACCTCTCTAGGCCATTTCAGAGAAACGTTCCTGAAGGCAAGCTTTTCACCAAAGAATTCTCGGTACAAAAACTCTTAAACATTATCAACAATGCCAAGAGTCATGACAATGGCAAGTTCTTTGCATGGGATGGCCAGGAAATTCCATGGTAA
- the LOC110630936 gene encoding C-factor isoform X2, translated as MKLLLLNYRAFLSTPVALTSVRRAFSAAAAPFSASKWEGGVAMVQGASRGIGLEFATTMSIREKYGSLNLLINASGILSIPNVLQPETTLNKVEKSSLMLAYEVNAVGPILIIRHMWPLLKAGGGSGTQRDVAVVANLSARVGSIGDNRLGGWHSYRSSKAALNQLTKTVSVEFARKKDPIICILLHPGTVDTDLSRPFQRNVPEGKLFTKEFSVQKLLNIINNAKSHDNGKFFAWDGQEIPW; from the exons ATGAAGCTTTTGCTTCTGAATTACCGTGCATTCTTGTCCACTCCAGTGGCTCTGACTTCAGTAAGAAGGGCCTTTTCTGCTGCTGCTGCTCCTTTTTCTGCTTCCAAATGGGAAGGTGGGGTAGCGATGGTGCAAGGAGCTTCTAGAGGAATTGGCCTTGAATTT GCAACTACAATGTCCATAAGGGAAAAATATGGCTCTTTGAACCTTCTCATTAATGCCTCAGGCATCCTTTCAATACCAAATGTGTTGCAACCAG AAACCACCTTGAACAAAGTAGAGAAATCATCATTAATGCTTGCCTATGAGGTCAATGCTGTGGGTCCAATTCTAATAATCAGG CACATGTGGCCTCTTTTGAAAGCTGGAGGAGGCTCAGGGACTCAGAGGGATGTTGCAGTAGTGGCCAATTTAAGTGCAAGGGTGGGATCCATTGGAGATAATCGCCTAGGAGGTTGGCACTCTTATCGCTCTTCAAAGGCTGCCTTAAATCAGT TGACAAAGACGGTGTCTGTGGAATTTGCACGAAAGAAAGATCCAATAATATGCATTCTTCTGCACCCAGGCACAGTGGACACTGACCTCTCTAGGCCATTTCAGAGAAACGTTCCTGAAGGCAAGCTTTTCACCAAAGAATTCTCGGTACAAAAACTCTTAAACATTATCAACAATGCCAAGAGTCATGACAATGGCAAGTTCTTTGCATGGGATGGCCAGGAAATTCCATGGTAA
- the LOC110631303 gene encoding probable WRKY transcription factor 14, whose protein sequence is MCSFFDSEMDNYHGDLTDIVRGSAGGLCQSDAPVSNWEFPSDPLNLSFSSSSAAMEDTRDNVFGDPFCNMRDPLLHELNVAASSGYFSSPNSTGRVLSSSPDDTSNDFSRANASNILAHKVFEEEMNKNPCNIFSRIQISQKNPTKLPVSPCNSPVIAAAAAASSPRGFKASSMVSIDMINTNSSKTCLIDNAGPVQISSPRNLGIKRRKSQAKKVVCIPAPAAANSRSSGEVVPSDLWAWRKYGQKPIKGSPYPRGYYRCSSSKGCSARKQVERSRTDPNMLVITYTSEHNHPWPTQRNALAGSTRSQPPKNNAGGSKSSLSSQPQNSANAKEEQKENSNDTLSPTMLGGSSTSSAPVKEETEDVEKQMEVDDTDRFSEGFPQSYRPAMPAECNQSEDFFSDLGEIEADPLDLLFSQGFNGDEQKEGKALDPFGFFDWSEDINTNRGL, encoded by the exons ATGTGCAGCTTCTTTGACTCGGAAATGGACAACTATCACGGTGATTTAACAGATATAGTTAGAGGCAGCGCTGGAGGTTTATGCCAATCAGATGCTCCTGTATCCAACTGGGAATTCCCATCTGATCCGCtcaatctttctttttcttcttcatctgcTGCTATGGAGGATACCAGGGATAATGTATTTGGTGATCCTTTTTGTAACATGAGAGATCCACTTCTTCATGAGCTCAACGTCGCTGCAAGTTCTGGATATTTCAGCAGTCCAAATTCTACAGGTCGTGTGCTTAGTTCTAGTCCTGATGATACAAGTAATGATTTTTCCCGTGCAAATGCTAGTAATATTCTTGCCCATAAAGTCTTTGAGGAGGAGATGAATAAAAATCCGTGTAATATATTTTCAAGAATTCAGATCTCGCAGAAGAATCCAACCAAGTTGCCTGTTTCACCTTGTAATTCTCCTGTtattgctgctgctgctgctgcttcttCGCCTAGAGGTTTTAAAGCTTCTTCTATGGTTTCAATCGACATGATTAACACTAATAGTTCTAAAACTTGCTTGATTGACAACGCCGGTCCGGTGCAGATCTCATCTCCAAGGAATCTAGGTATCAAGAGAAG GAAGAGCCAGGCAAAGAAGGTGGTTTGTATTCCGGCACCGGCAGCTGCAAACAGCAGGTCTAGTGGAGAAGTGGTTCCGTCGGATTTATGGGCATGGAGAAAATATGGTCAGAAACCCATCAAAGGTTCTCCTTATCCAAG GGGATACTATAGATGCAGCAGCTCAAAGGGTTGCTCAGCAAGGAAGCAAGTGGAGCGTAGCCGAACTGATCCTAACATGTTGGTTATCACCTATACTTCTGAGCACAACCATCCATGGCCAACTCAGAGGAACGCTCTTGCTGGGTCAACAAGGTCTCAGCCACCAAAGAACAATGCTGGTGGTTCAAAGAGTTCACTGAGCTCTCAACCCCAAAATTCAGCAAATGCTAAGGAAGAACAGAAGGAGAACAGCAATGATACATTGTCTCCAACAATGCTTGGTGGTAGTTCAACATCAAGTGCACCTGTAAAAGAAGAGACTGAAGACGTTGAGAAACAAATGGAGGTGGATGATACTGATCGATTCAGCGAAGGATTTCCTCAGAGTTACAGGCCTGCAATGCCTGCAGAGTGTAACCAATCTGAAGATTTCTTTTCTGATTTGGGAGAAATAGAAGCAGACCCGCTTGATCTTTTATTTAGCCAAGGATTCAATGGAGATGAACAGAAAGAAGGCAAGGCCTTGGATCCATTCGGTTTCTTCGATTGGTCAGAGGACATAAACACCAATAGGGGTTTATAA